Below is a window of Arabidopsis thaliana chromosome 2, partial sequence DNA.
GTAAAATACGAATCAATATATTTTCgtataataaatttatattccTTATAAATTATCGTCAAACTTCATATTACCaatgtttatttttgggttaaaatctcacactattttttttttatacttcaaaactcatatattttttgaacaatCATGCCTCcaatatagaaaaaacaaaattgacggatacaaagaaaaaaaaacaaatttgacatTGAATATAaatgcaaatatttttttgaaaaagtagaaaaaataaaaagaagatgggGTTTAAAGGCGGGACCGGTCCGTCATCAATGCCACCTCCCTAactcctttctctttctctctttcagcTACTTGCaacaaaattgcaaaattgTCGACAGAAACTTCTCTCAAATTTAGTTCCTTTCTCATTTATCCACTGCTCTTAATCCAACTTCAATATCTCTCTATCCTCACAatatttgttctgtttctccttCAACTTTCAACTGATAAAGTTTAAACCTTTATGCTCTTTACTCTCTGATCTCAAAAGGGTTTTGTTTAGTTCTCCTCAAAACCATGGGGATTTGCTTAAGTGCTCAGATTAAAGCTGTGAGTCCAGGTAAGCCAGGTACTTcaagcttttaaaaataattttccaaACATTACTCATGCAAAATGTTGATTTACTTAAGTTTTGaagttttcattttagttGGTATAAAGTAGGGTCttaattagattttgtttgctaattttattttatttagtttttcaaTATGAGGTTAGGTTTTTTGGTGGTTGGAGGATAAAATGACTTAACTTAAAAGTTAGGCTTAATGTTTTGACAAATCTGTCAAAGGTTTTcataataaattgattaattatctaaagctttgtcttttttttggtgtttggtttaattcactccttcatcaaaatcaaaaacaaatttacttttGTCTGatctctaaaaacaaaaaacatgaaaatggGATTTGTCGAAAAAGTGAAGTCTAACGTTTTTTTGTATGCAAACTATGTGTTTGGTTGTTGTATAGGTGCAAGTCCGAAGTATATGAGCTCAGAGGCTAATGATTCACTGGGAAGTAAAAGCTCTTCTGTGTCAATCAGAACAAACCCAAGAACTGAAGGAGAGATCTTGCAATCTCCTAATCTCAAAAGTTTCACTTTTGCTGAGCTTAAAGCAGCAACTAGGAATTTTAGACCAGATAGTGTTCTTGGTGAAGGtggttttggttctgttttcaAAGGTTGGATTGATGAACAGACTCTTACTGCTTCTAAACCGGGAACCGGTGTGGTTATTGCTGTCAAAAAACTTAACCAAGATGGTTGGCAAGGTCACCAGGAATGGCTGGTAAGTTGATcaaattcaatctttttgaAGTTTGACAAGatttttgaagtttgtttaatgtttctttgattggtgttgttgttgttgtaggcgGAAGTGAATTACTTGGGGCAGTTTTCGCATCCTAATCTTGTGAAACTGATTGGTTATTGCTTAGAGGATGAGCATCGTCTTCTTGTTTATGAGTTCATGCCTCGTGGAAGCTTAGAGAATCATTTGTTCAGAagtattgtttatttttctctcacaCTCTTGTCGATTTTCAAGATTCGAAAAACGTTTCGAGtattcaaactttgtttcttgtggTTGCAGGAGGTTCTTATTTTCAACCTTTATCTTGGACTCTCCGGTTGAAAGTTGCTCTTGGTGCAGCGAAAGGTCTTGCGTTTCTTCATAACGCCGAGACTAGTGTCATATACCGCGATTTCAAAACGTCGAATATACTGCTTGATTCGGTATAAATTtcttgatgaaaaaaaaaaaactatgcaAGAAGGCTTTATGTTAACCATGTCTTTGACATGATCACAGGAGTACAATGCTAAGCTTTCTGATTTCGGGCTAGCTAAAGACGGTCCAACGGGTGATAAAAGCCATGTCTCTACGCGGATCATGGGTACTTACGGATACGCAGCTCCTGAATATCTTGCAACTGGTTAGTCTCAAAAGTTATTTCTTTAAATGATTTGAATGATAAACTTTTTTCTGATGACCACTGACTCTTTCACTTTCCTTAGGTCATTTAACAACCAAAAGTGATGTCTATAGCTACGGTGTTGTGCTTTTGGAGGTGTTGTCTGGACGGAGAGCTGTAGACAAGAACCGTCCACCAGGAGAGCAAAAGCTAGTGGAATGGGCAAGACCGTTACTTGCTAACAAAAGGAAGTTATTCCGAGTTATCGATAACCGTCTACAAGATCAATACTCAATGGAAGAAGCTTGTAAAGTAGCTACTCTTGCGCTGAGATGCCTCACATTCGAGATAAAGCTGAGACCAAACATGAACGAGGTTGTTTCTCACCTCGAACACATCCAAACTTTGAATGAAGCAGGAGGAAGAAATATTGATATGGTCCAGAGGAGAATGCGTAGGAGAAGCGATAGTGTTGCTatcaaccaaaaaccaaatgCAGGTTTTGCTCGACAAACTGCTGTAGGCGTCATAGCTACTGCTTATCCACGCCCGTCTGATTCGCCTCTGTTTGTTTGAGTACGAAACGATGAATGTTCTCTTTAGTTCGGATGTAcagttttgtttctgcttgtGTACCGAAAGGATTCTCAGTTCATGGCTCGTTTACACGACTCAGAGATTTGACAATTGATCTTTGTAGTGCGAGAATTGACTAACATAAGTATAAATGATCTCATTGTCTTCAACTTCAAGCTCTGTTAGTGTTACatgtaaagaagaaataagaacaaagaaagatgcTTTCAAACATATACATAAGCAAATGCTTAAGAAGTTTATATACAGTGAAGACACTATTTCTACTACCATGTTCTGACCAGTCCTGGTGTCCAGTTTCGCCAGTCTAGCTTCGAAAGCGACTTGTTTAAGTTCATCTTATCCCTAAGATCAAGAACCTTCTTACGATAACTACTACCTTGCTTCTTTAGCTCAGGCTCACTCTCTCCATTGAGCTCAGCTTTGATTATCTCTTCTGTTTCATCAGCAACTGGCGGAGGAACGTTTTCCGCTTCTTCATCGATGATGCGTCCAAGTAGTGATACGACTTCGCTCATTTTAGGCCGAGATTTCGGTTGCTTCATTAGACATTTGTTTGCTAAAGCAGCTACTCTTTGAACAGACTTCATACAGTAGTACTGGCCTTCGAGCCGTGGATCGACAATCAGATGGAACTTCTTCGAGTCTGATACATAAGGCTTCACCCATTCTAAAAGCTTCTGTTCACCTCGAGGTCGATTTCTATCCACTGCTCGTCTTCCCGTGATCAGTTCATACAACACTACCCCAAAGCTCCATACATCACTCTTTGCCGTCAATTTCCCGGTTTGTACATACTCAGGAGCTGCGTAACCAACCGTACCTACAACCTTCCATACAAGACAAAGTTAAAGACTTCAAGAGATGTTATGTTAAAGAGTGCTCCAATAGAGACATACTGAAGTTGAGACATGACCAAGTCCTTCAGGAGGTCCTTGCCTAGCTAATCCAAAATCCGAGAGCTTTGCACCGAATCTCTCATCAAGCAAGATGTTTGAAGACTTGAAATCTCGAAATATCAACTAAAAGATCAACAGAagcaaattcaaaaccaaaacacaaaacactcttaaatcatataaatggCAATGAAATGCTTAACCTGAAAATCCATTTCTTCATGAAGATAAGCTAAGCCTTGAGCAGCATCTTGCGCAATCTTCAACCTCATCATCCACGGTAGAGATACCGACACAACTCGGCCTACGAGATGATCCTCCAAGCTCTTATTACACATAAGTTCATAGACTAGAAGCCTTTGCATCCctctttcatcatcatcagcacaATACCCAACTAACTTCACAAGATTTGGATGATTCACTACTCCTAGAAAATTCACCTCATTGATCCATTCCTTATGCCCCTGAACACTAGAACAAAGCCACACACACAAACCAATCACAACacataattcaaaattcaatCACAAACCATAAAGTAAAGTTTCTCCTTTTAAGTTCAAATTTGGTAGTAGCTCACTAAACTTGAAACTTTAACAGAGTCATACACACACATAACAACAGACCCACTTCGAGAAATCAATCACAAACCACAAAGTAAAGTTTCTTGAACCAAACTGGCTCAAAGTTGAAACATTTTCGAGACTAATTGAAAGCAGAacagagtaaacaaaaaaagattagagtCATGCCTGTAAACCTTGACGATTAAGCTGTTTAACAGCAACATTAATCTTCGAATCAAAACCATTAGAGTCTGAAACATCAACAACACCTCTATAAACGCAACCAAACCCTCCTTCGCCAATCAAAAGACCTCTATTGAAACCTTTAGTAGCTATTTTCAGCTCTTTGAAAGTAAACACCTTTAGATCATTCTCAGGAACAAGTCCACCGATCCAACGTTGACTTAATGGCTTGGGAAAAGTAAGTCTTTCCGGTGAGAAACTCCAGTCTGAGTCAAACTCGGACCGGCGAGTTGGGTCTGAAGTGGTGGATGATGCTACGCTTAGAGAACGAGCCCATGAGAGTCTTGAAGCTCTTGAAACAACACTGTCTCCTCCTCCTACTCCTTCTtcgattgttgttgttgttctcttgTCGCCATTGGTGAAGTGAAAACActtcatgttcttcttcttccccaaatCCGACCGAGTcaacgaaaataaaaatggtgactttttggaagaagatgatacaCTTTGAAGATGGCTTATGATCTGATGTGACAGGTTTTAACTCGTAGTTGATGACGTGGCGAGTTAAGAATCGTCGATTCCGAGAGATCTAAAATTTCTTGACTTGACCTAACTTTGGTATAAGTACTACAGTAATAGTCTTGCTCAGAACGAGTTAGTCgcataaatgttttttttttgtgtgtgtgataTAGAAAATTCGATTACTAATAGTTTACATCGACCACATTAAtgaatttaaagtaaaaaattctataaaaataaataaaatatatttatctattaaGTAG
It encodes the following:
- a CDS encoding Protein kinase superfamily protein (Protein kinase superfamily protein; FUNCTIONS IN: protein kinase activity, kinase activity, ATP binding; INVOLVED IN: protein amino acid phosphorylation; EXPRESSED IN: 19 plant structures; EXPRESSED DURING: 13 growth stages; CONTAINS InterPro DOMAIN/s: Protein kinase, ATP binding site (InterPro:IPR017441), Protein kinase, catalytic domain (InterPro:IPR000719), Serine/threonine-protein kinase-like domain (InterPro:IPR017442), Protein kinase-like domain (InterPro:IPR011009); BEST Arabidopsis thaliana protein match is: Protein kinase superfamily protein (TAIR:AT3G09830.2); Has 35333 Blast hits to 34131 proteins in 2444 species: Archae - 798; Bacteria - 22429; Metazoa - 974; Fungi - 991; Plants - 531; Viruses - 0; Other Eukaryotes - 9610 (source: NCBI BLink).), which gives rise to MKCFHFTNGDKRTTTTIEEGVGGGDSVVSRASRLSWARSLSVASSTTSDPTRRSEFDSDWSFSPERLTFPKPLSQRWIGGLVPENDLKVFTFKELKIATKGFNRGLLIGEGGFGCVYRGVVDVSDSNGFDSKINVAVKQLNRQGLQGHKEWINEVNFLGVVNHPNLVKLVGYCADDDERGMQRLLVYELMCNKSLEDHLVGRVVSVSLPWMMRLKIAQDAAQGLAYLHEEMDFQLIFRDFKSSNILLDERFGAKLSDFGLARQGPPEGLGHVSTSVVGTVGYAAPEYVQTGKLTAKSDVWSFGVVLYELITGRRAVDRNRPRGEQKLLEWVKPYVSDSKKFHLIVDPRLEGQYYCMKSVQRVAALANKCLMKQPKSRPKMSEVVSLLGRIIDEEAENVPPPVADETEEIIKAELNGESEPELKKQGSSYRKKVLDLRDKMNLNKSLSKLDWRNWTPGLVRTW
- a CDS encoding Protein kinase superfamily protein (Protein kinase superfamily protein; FUNCTIONS IN: protein kinase activity, kinase activity, ATP binding; INVOLVED IN: protein amino acid phosphorylation; LOCATED IN: endomembrane system; EXPRESSED IN: 19 plant structures; EXPRESSED DURING: 13 growth stages; CONTAINS InterPro DOMAIN/s: Protein kinase, catalytic domain (InterPro:IPR000719), Serine/threonine-protein kinase-like domain (InterPro:IPR017442), Protein kinase-like domain (InterPro:IPR011009); BEST Arabidopsis thaliana protein match is: Protein kinase superfamily protein (TAIR:AT2G39110.1); Has 109107 Blast hits to 107943 proteins in 3092 species: Archae - 87; Bacteria - 12159; Metazoa - 40133; Fungi - 8935; Plants - 31872; Viruses - 346; Other Eukaryotes - 15575 (source: NCBI BLink).); amino-acid sequence: MFQTLMVLIRRLMLLLNSLIVKVYSVQGHKEWINEVNFLGVVNHPNLVKLVGYCADDDERGMQRLLVYELMCNKSLEDHLVGRVVSVSLPWMMRLKIAQDAAQGLAYLHEEMDFQLIFRDFKSSNILLDERFGAKLSDFGLARQGPPEGLGHVSTSVVGTVGYAAPEYVQTGKLTAKSDVWSFGVVLYELITGRRAVDRNRPRGEQKLLEWVKPYVSDSKKFHLIVDPRLEGQYYCMKSVQRVAALANKCLMKQPKSRPKMSEVVSLLGRIIDEEAENVPPPVADETEEIIKAELNGESEPELKKQGSSYRKKVLDLRDKMNLNKSLSKLDWRNWTPGLVRTW
- the PK1B gene encoding protein kinase 1B (protein kinase 1B (PK1B); FUNCTIONS IN: protein serine/threonine kinase activity, protein kinase activity, kinase activity, ATP binding; INVOLVED IN: protein amino acid phosphorylation; LOCATED IN: plasma membrane; EXPRESSED IN: 22 plant structures; EXPRESSED DURING: 13 growth stages; CONTAINS InterPro DOMAIN/s: Protein kinase, ATP binding site (InterPro:IPR017441), Protein kinase, catalytic domain (InterPro:IPR000719), Serine-threonine/tyrosine-protein kinase (InterPro:IPR001245), Protein kinase-like domain (InterPro:IPR011009), Serine/threonine-protein kinase, active site (InterPro:IPR008271); BEST Arabidopsis thaliana protein match is: Protein kinase superfamily protein (TAIR:AT1G07570.1); Has 35333 Blast hits to 34131 proteins in 2444 species: Archae - 798; Bacteria - 22429; Metazoa - 974; Fungi - 991; Plants - 531; Viruses - 0; Other Eukaryotes - 9610 (source: NCBI BLink).); translated protein: MGICLSAQIKAVSPGKPGASPKYMSSEANDSLGSKSSSVSIRTNPRTEGEILQSPNLKSFTFAELKAATRNFRPDSVLGEGGFGSVFKGWIDEQTLTASKPGTGVVIAVKKLNQDGWQGHQEWLAEVNYLGQFSHPNLVKLIGYCLEDEHRLLVYEFMPRGSLENHLFRRGSYFQPLSWTLRLKVALGAAKGLAFLHNAETSVIYRDFKTSNILLDSEYNAKLSDFGLAKDGPTGDKSHVSTRIMGTYGYAAPEYLATGHLTTKSDVYSYGVVLLEVLSGRRAVDKNRPPGEQKLVEWARPLLANKRKLFRVIDNRLQDQYSMEEACKVATLALRCLTFEIKLRPNMNEVVSHLEHIQTLNEAGGRNIDMVQRRMRRRSDSVAINQKPNAGFARQTAVGVIATAYPRPSDSPLFV
- the PK1B gene encoding protein kinase 1B (protein kinase 1B (PK1B); FUNCTIONS IN: protein serine/threonine kinase activity, protein kinase activity, kinase activity, ATP binding; INVOLVED IN: protein amino acid phosphorylation, N-terminal protein myristoylation; LOCATED IN: plasma membrane; EXPRESSED IN: 22 plant structures; EXPRESSED DURING: 13 growth stages; CONTAINS InterPro DOMAIN/s: Protein kinase, ATP binding site (InterPro:IPR017441), Protein kinase, catalytic domain (InterPro:IPR000719), Serine-threonine/tyrosine-protein kinase (InterPro:IPR001245), Protein kinase-like domain (InterPro:IPR011009), Serine/threonine-protein kinase, active site (InterPro:IPR008271); BEST Arabidopsis thaliana protein match is: Protein kinase superfamily protein (TAIR:AT1G07570.1); Has 35333 Blast hits to 34131 proteins in 2444 species: Archae - 798; Bacteria - 22429; Metazoa - 974; Fungi - 991; Plants - 531; Viruses - 0; Other Eukaryotes - 9610 (source: NCBI BLink).), producing MKMGFVEKVKSNVFLYANYVFGCCIGASPKYMSSEANDSLGSKSSSVSIRTNPRTEGEILQSPNLKSFTFAELKAATRNFRPDSVLGEGGFGSVFKGWIDEQTLTASKPGTGVVIAVKKLNQDGWQGHQEWLAEVNYLGQFSHPNLVKLIGYCLEDEHRLLVYEFMPRGSLENHLFRRGSYFQPLSWTLRLKVALGAAKGLAFLHNAETSVIYRDFKTSNILLDSEYNAKLSDFGLAKDGPTGDKSHVSTRIMGTYGYAAPEYLATGHLTTKSDVYSYGVVLLEVLSGRRAVDKNRPPGEQKLVEWARPLLANKRKLFRVIDNRLQDQYSMEEACKVATLALRCLTFEIKLRPNMNEVVSHLEHIQTLNEAGGRNIDMVQRRMRRRSDSVAINQKPNAGFARQTAVGVIATAYPRPSDSPLFV
- the PK1B gene encoding protein kinase 1B (protein kinase 1B (PK1B); FUNCTIONS IN: protein serine/threonine kinase activity, protein kinase activity, kinase activity, ATP binding; INVOLVED IN: protein amino acid phosphorylation; LOCATED IN: plasma membrane; EXPRESSED IN: 22 plant structures; EXPRESSED DURING: 13 growth stages; CONTAINS InterPro DOMAIN/s: Protein kinase, ATP binding site (InterPro:IPR017441), Serine/threonine-protein kinase domain (InterPro:IPR002290), Serine-threonine/tyrosine-protein kinase (InterPro:IPR001245), Protein kinase-like domain (InterPro:IPR011009), Serine/threonine-protein kinase, active site (InterPro:IPR008271), Protein kinase, catalytic domain (InterPro:IPR000719), Tyrosine-protein kinase, catalytic domain (InterPro:IPR020635); BEST Arabidopsis thaliana protein match is: Protein kinase superfamily protein (TAIR:AT1G07570.1); Has 35333 Blast hits to 34131 proteins in 2444 species: Archae - 798; Bacteria - 22429; Metazoa - 974; Fungi - 991; Plants - 531; Viruses - 0; Other Eukaryotes - 9610 (source: NCBI BLink).), with the translated sequence MGICLSAQIKAVSPGASPKYMSSEANDSLGSKSSSVSIRTNPRTEGEILQSPNLKSFTFAELKAATRNFRPDSVLGEGGFGSVFKGWIDEQTLTASKPGTGVVIAVKKLNQDGWQGHQEWLAEVNYLGQFSHPNLVKLIGYCLEDEHRLLVYEFMPRGSLENHLFRRGSYFQPLSWTLRLKVALGAAKGLAFLHNAETSVIYRDFKTSNILLDSEYNAKLSDFGLAKDGPTGDKSHVSTRIMGTYGYAAPEYLATGHLTTKSDVYSYGVVLLEVLSGRRAVDKNRPPGEQKLVEWARPLLANKRKLFRVIDNRLQDQYSMEEACKVATLALRCLTFEIKLRPNMNEVVSHLEHIQTLNEAGGRNIDMVQRRMRRRSDSVAINQKPNAGFARQTAVGVIATAYPRPSDSPLFV